In Brevibacillus brevis, a genomic segment contains:
- a CDS encoding DAK2 domain-containing protein has protein sequence MVHTRLDGVLFSRMVYLGAKLLSDNVKVVDGLNVFPVPDGDTGTNMNLTLTSGVEELSRRESPRVSEAASALAKGLLMGARGNSGVILSQLFRGFSKAVSGKDVADARQFAEAFKSGVDSAYQAVMKPVEGTILTVAREAAEAAVRASRTSDDIVAVMEKTYEQAQATLLRTPEMLPVLKEVGVVDSGGQGLLFIYEGFLRALRGEAVDDLAHQQKPSIREEDLDELVREQHAQIHMKTEDIRFGYCTEFMVHIAGSTEPNKKPFSEGLFRGQLDQMGDSLLVVSDDEVVKVHIHAEHPGSVLQYAQQFGSLHRIKIENMREQHANILKAEERKGQETAAVQRGTASLAYGLIAVAAGEGISKILRSMGVHVVVEGGQTMNPSTEDFLKAIQGLHAEHIIILPNNSNIVMAAEQAAELSEASVSVVKAKSIPQGMAALVAFNAAAAPDANLAAMEKAIGSVKTGMVTHAVRDTQMGEVTIKEGDYIGIAEKEIVTAGPDLMESAAALLTHMVDEDAEIVTVFVGEGATEKQAEELEQTLAEAFPDVEVEIQEGGQPLYPFIFSVE, from the coding sequence TTGGTACATACGCGTCTTGATGGCGTGCTTTTTAGCCGGATGGTTTACCTGGGGGCAAAGCTTTTGTCCGATAACGTCAAAGTGGTGGATGGGCTCAACGTCTTTCCCGTACCCGATGGAGACACTGGAACGAACATGAATCTGACGCTGACATCGGGGGTGGAGGAGCTGTCCCGCAGGGAATCCCCGCGTGTCTCGGAAGCGGCTTCCGCCTTGGCCAAAGGCCTCTTGATGGGTGCCCGCGGCAACTCCGGCGTCATTTTGTCGCAACTGTTCCGTGGCTTCAGCAAAGCGGTGAGCGGAAAGGATGTCGCAGATGCCCGCCAGTTTGCCGAGGCATTCAAATCCGGGGTAGACTCCGCCTATCAGGCCGTCATGAAGCCCGTCGAAGGGACGATTCTCACGGTCGCCCGGGAGGCAGCCGAGGCTGCTGTCCGGGCTTCCCGCACGTCGGACGATATCGTCGCGGTCATGGAGAAAACGTATGAACAGGCGCAGGCCACCTTGCTGCGCACGCCAGAGATGCTGCCTGTGCTGAAGGAAGTCGGCGTCGTCGATTCGGGCGGCCAAGGCCTGCTGTTTATATACGAAGGATTTTTGCGCGCGCTCAGAGGAGAGGCTGTCGACGATCTGGCGCACCAGCAAAAGCCCTCGATCCGGGAAGAGGATCTGGACGAGCTGGTACGCGAGCAGCATGCGCAAATCCACATGAAAACGGAGGATATCCGGTTCGGCTACTGCACCGAGTTCATGGTCCACATCGCAGGAAGCACGGAGCCGAACAAAAAGCCGTTTTCAGAAGGGCTGTTTCGCGGCCAGCTGGACCAGATGGGGGATTCCTTGCTGGTGGTCTCGGACGATGAGGTCGTGAAAGTCCATATTCACGCCGAGCATCCAGGCAGCGTGCTGCAATACGCGCAGCAGTTCGGAAGCCTGCATCGGATCAAAATCGAAAACATGCGGGAACAACATGCCAACATCCTCAAAGCGGAAGAGCGAAAAGGGCAGGAAACGGCCGCGGTCCAGCGGGGAACCGCGTCCCTCGCCTACGGATTGATCGCTGTAGCGGCTGGCGAAGGGATCTCCAAGATTTTGCGAAGCATGGGTGTGCACGTCGTCGTAGAAGGCGGGCAGACGATGAATCCGAGCACGGAGGACTTCCTGAAAGCGATTCAGGGACTGCACGCAGAGCACATCATCATCCTCCCGAACAACAGCAATATCGTCATGGCCGCGGAGCAGGCGGCGGAGCTGTCCGAGGCCTCCGTCTCCGTCGTCAAGGCGAAAAGCATTCCGCAGGGCATGGCAGCGCTCGTCGCTTTCAATGCGGCTGCAGCGCCGGATGCGAATCTCGCAGCGATGGAGAAAGCGATCGGTTCGGTGAAGACAGGAATGGTCACGCACGCGGTCCGCGACACGCAAATGGGCGAGGTCACGATCAAGGAGGGCGACTACATCGGGATTGCCGAAAAGGAAATCGTCACAGCCGGTCCCGATCTGATGGAAAGCGCTGCGGCCCTCCTGACGCATATGGTGGACGAAGATGCCGAGATCGTTACCGTGTTTGTGGGAGAAGGCGCGACCGAGAAGCAGGCAGAAGAGCTGGAGCAGACATTGGCGGAGGCGTTTCCGGATGTGGAAGTGGAGATCCAGGAAGGCGGCCAGCCCTTGTATCCGTTTATTTTTTCTGTGGAGTAA
- a CDS encoding DegV family protein: MPIVILTDSASDIDASVRQSLGIVAVPLKVMFGPQTYLDGVTISSSAFFEKLKESSVLPTTSQPSPLEFAEAYKAIHEQYGDDVQIIAIILSSALSGTYQSAMIAKSMLDESIDITVIDSRKASYVHGMICVEAARAAREGKSKQQILDMIDRYLDEVQVYFIVDTLEYLQKGGRIGRASAVIGSLLNIKPILTLDPAGYVSAYDKVRGTKKALNRVLETLQEYAGGKPVKTAVLHSSALDMATEISARIKQEFQVVDSHLEEIGPVIGTHAGPGLLGIVMVKA; the protein is encoded by the coding sequence ATGCCAATCGTGATTCTTACCGACAGCGCGTCCGATATTGATGCGTCTGTGCGGCAATCGCTGGGGATTGTGGCCGTGCCGCTGAAGGTCATGTTCGGGCCGCAGACGTATCTGGACGGAGTCACCATCTCATCCTCTGCTTTTTTTGAAAAGCTGAAGGAATCGAGTGTGCTGCCCACTACCTCCCAGCCTTCGCCGCTGGAGTTTGCGGAAGCGTACAAAGCGATTCACGAACAGTACGGGGATGACGTGCAAATCATCGCCATTATCCTGTCCTCGGCTTTGTCCGGCACCTATCAGTCTGCCATGATCGCCAAGTCCATGCTGGATGAAAGCATCGACATCACTGTCATCGACTCGCGCAAGGCCTCCTACGTACATGGAATGATCTGCGTGGAGGCGGCAAGGGCAGCGCGGGAAGGAAAAAGCAAGCAGCAGATTCTCGACATGATCGACCGCTATTTGGACGAAGTGCAGGTCTACTTCATCGTCGACACGCTGGAATACTTGCAAAAGGGCGGGCGAATCGGCCGCGCGTCGGCGGTCATCGGCTCGCTGCTGAACATCAAGCCGATCCTGACGCTCGATCCCGCGGGCTACGTCAGCGCGTACGACAAGGTGCGGGGAACGAAAAAAGCGTTGAATCGCGTCCTGGAAACCTTGCAGGAGTACGCGGGGGGAAAACCGGTCAAAACGGCGGTGCTGCACAGCAGTGCACTGGATATGGCGACGGAGATCTCGGCGAGGATCAAGCAGGAATTTCAGGTCGTCGATTCGCACCTGGAAGAGATCGGTCCCGTCATCGGTACGCATGCGGGTCCGGGACTTCTGGGAATTGTAATGGTAAAGGCATAG
- the sdaAB gene encoding L-serine ammonia-lyase, iron-sulfur-dependent subunit beta, translating into MKYKSVFDIIGPIMVGPSSSHTAGAARIGRVARKLFGKQPKLAEITFYGSFAKTYKGHGSDVATVAGILDFDTSDLRLKNSLIIAEKAGMEVDLLTSDVLTEHPNTARIKLSDVDGATEIVGVSIGGGKIEVLEINGFGLQLGFDSPTLLVLHEDRFGMIAAVAKVLTEHRINVGLMEVSRHDRGSRALMAIETDAPVSAEVLEEIRQIPHVFDVSLLSLN; encoded by the coding sequence TTGAAGTACAAAAGCGTATTTGATATTATCGGTCCAATCATGGTTGGACCGTCCAGCTCACATACAGCAGGTGCCGCACGTATCGGCAGGGTGGCCCGCAAGCTGTTCGGCAAACAGCCGAAGCTCGCGGAGATCACGTTTTACGGATCGTTCGCCAAGACGTACAAGGGTCACGGCTCCGACGTCGCGACTGTCGCCGGAATCCTGGATTTTGACACATCCGACCTGCGCCTGAAAAACTCGCTGATCATCGCCGAAAAGGCGGGAATGGAAGTCGATCTGCTCACGTCCGACGTCTTGACCGAGCATCCGAATACGGCGCGAATCAAACTGTCTGACGTTGACGGAGCGACCGAGATCGTCGGCGTTTCGATCGGCGGCGGAAAGATCGAGGTCCTGGAGATCAACGGCTTCGGCCTGCAGCTCGGCTTCGACAGTCCGACGCTGCTGGTGCTGCACGAGGACCGCTTCGGGATGATCGCCGCAGTAGCCAAGGTGCTGACCGAGCACCGGATCAACGTGGGACTGATGGAGGTCTCCAGGCATGACCGCGGTTCCCGGGCGCTGATGGCGATCGAGACAGATGCACCGGTCTCTGCGGAAGTCCTGGAGGAAATCCGGCAGATTCCGCACGTATTTGATGTATCCCTGCTTTCGTTGAACTAG
- the sdaAA gene encoding L-serine ammonia-lyase, iron-sulfur-dependent, subunit alpha has translation MFRNVAELVELAESQGKKISQVMIEAEMEVSQRSREDIMKDMYANLDVMEKAVRRGLEEDIRSHSGLTGGDAKKLQTYMKDKPFLSGPTLLNAVSMSVAVNEVNAAMGTIVATPTAGACGIVPGTLFAVSDKLQPTREEMVHFLFTAGAIGYCIANNAFISGAAGGCQAEVGSATAMAAAAIVEMAGGTPEESAQAVAIALKNMLGLVCDPVAGLVEVPCVKRNAMGAAIATVAADMALAGIKSVIPTDEVIEAMYRIGCSMPTALKETAQGGLAATQTGRQIEAKIFGVRIDKQ, from the coding sequence ATGTTTCGCAACGTAGCTGAACTGGTGGAATTGGCGGAATCACAGGGGAAGAAAATCTCCCAGGTGATGATCGAGGCTGAGATGGAAGTGTCCCAGCGCAGCCGAGAGGATATCATGAAGGACATGTACGCCAACCTGGATGTCATGGAAAAAGCGGTGCGCCGCGGCCTGGAAGAAGATATTCGCTCGCACAGCGGGCTGACGGGCGGCGACGCGAAAAAGCTGCAAACCTATATGAAAGACAAGCCCTTTCTCTCCGGGCCAACCTTGCTGAACGCGGTCTCCATGTCGGTCGCGGTCAACGAAGTCAATGCGGCGATGGGGACGATCGTGGCTACGCCTACCGCTGGAGCTTGCGGGATTGTGCCGGGGACGCTGTTCGCGGTGTCCGACAAGCTGCAGCCGACTCGGGAAGAGATGGTTCATTTCTTGTTTACTGCCGGGGCGATCGGTTACTGCATCGCCAACAACGCGTTCATTTCGGGCGCTGCGGGCGGCTGCCAGGCGGAGGTCGGCTCGGCCACGGCGATGGCGGCGGCAGCGATCGTGGAAATGGCGGGCGGGACGCCGGAGGAATCGGCCCAGGCGGTAGCGATTGCTCTGAAAAACATGCTCGGTCTGGTTTGTGACCCCGTAGCCGGACTGGTGGAGGTGCCTTGCGTCAAACGCAACGCAATGGGTGCCGCAATCGCGACGGTGGCGGCTGACATGGCCTTGGCCGGAATCAAGAGCGTCATCCCTACCGATGAAGTCATCGAAGCGATGTACCGCATCGGATGCTCAATGCCGACGGCGCTCAAGGAGACGGCCCAGGGCGGATTGGCCGCTACCCAGACCGGACGCCAAATCGAAGCCAAAATTTTCGGCGTGAGGATCGACAAGCAGTGA
- a CDS encoding Asp23/Gls24 family envelope stress response protein — MTVEMSTPLGKIDVTEEVIARIAGGAAMEVFGLVGMSPRKALKDGIAELLGRDNLSKGVVVHNQNGEVTLDMHIIVSYGVKISEVAASVQRRVRYTLEQTVGIDVSAVNIFVQGVRTDRDT; from the coding sequence ATGACAGTTGAAATGAGTACCCCTTTGGGGAAAATTGATGTGACAGAAGAAGTGATCGCACGGATTGCGGGAGGCGCGGCCATGGAAGTGTTCGGCCTCGTCGGCATGTCTCCACGAAAAGCGTTGAAAGACGGGATTGCCGAGCTTTTGGGACGAGACAACCTGAGCAAAGGGGTCGTCGTTCACAACCAAAATGGCGAAGTGACGTTGGACATGCACATTATCGTCAGCTATGGCGTGAAAATTTCCGAAGTGGCCGCAAGCGTGCAACGCCGCGTCCGCTACACCTTGGAGCAAACAGTCGGAATCGACGTCTCTGCCGTGAACATCTTCGTGCAGGGAGTACGTACAGACAGGGATACATAA
- the rpmB gene encoding 50S ribosomal protein L28, translating into MARRCFVTGKSAKAGNARSHSMRATRRTWGVNVQKVRILVNGKPKRVYVSTRALKSGLVTRV; encoded by the coding sequence ATGGCACGTCGTTGCTTTGTAACTGGTAAATCTGCTAAAGCTGGAAACGCTCGCTCCCACTCCATGCGCGCAACTCGCCGCACTTGGGGTGTTAACGTACAAAAAGTGCGCATTCTTGTAAACGGAAAACCGAAGCGCGTTTATGTAAGTACCCGAGCACTGAAATCCGGACTCGTAACTCGCGTGTAG
- the recG gene encoding ATP-dependent DNA helicase RecG: MTTAYEAPLSQLHGVGEERAKAFAGLGIHSIGDLLEYFPTRYEDYRVRDLTEVKDGERVTLAGTVYGEPSVRFYGKGKSRISVKVVMDRVVVTAVWFNQTFVKNKLSPGKEILITGKWDKHKLQVTVSEMTEADSERAAKRGELAPVYPLGGDVTHNLLRKSIQQALRQYGKEIPEILPSYIVERYRLMPRVEAFHSIHFPANAEEGRQARRRIMFEELFLFQLKMQTLRRVNRQQTEGVAMSIPMEEVRQFVASLPFPLTEAQKRVVKEILDDLRSPHAMNRLLQGDVGSGKTVVAAIALIAAVKAGYQGALMVPTEILAEQHVQSLTSLLSPHGIEVALLSGSLTAKRRREVISSLQMGLIDIAVGTHALIQEDVFFSRLGLVITDEQHRFGVEQRRILRSKGLSPDVLFMTATPIPRTLAITAFGDMDVSTIDQMPAGRKPIETTWKKHDQFPAVLEQMRHELRKGRQAYVICPLIEESEKLDVQNAIDVHAQLTQVFPEFGVGLMHGRLPAKEKDAVMQAFLAGEYAVLVSTTVVEVGVNVPNATYMVVYDAERFGLAQLHQLRGRVGRGSEQSYCVLIADPKSEIGKERMRVMCETTDGFELSQRDLELRGPGDFFGTKQSGVPEFKVADLLSDYKALEVARQETARLVAEDVFWRDAEYRWLRAYLKREGVLDGVVFD; encoded by the coding sequence GTGACTACGGCATACGAAGCTCCGCTCTCCCAGCTGCACGGGGTAGGGGAAGAGCGGGCCAAAGCTTTTGCCGGGTTGGGAATTCACAGTATCGGAGACTTGCTGGAGTACTTCCCGACTCGCTACGAAGACTACCGCGTGCGCGATTTGACAGAGGTAAAAGACGGAGAGAGGGTCACGCTGGCGGGCACCGTATACGGCGAACCCTCTGTTCGTTTTTATGGAAAAGGCAAATCGCGCATTTCCGTCAAGGTAGTCATGGACCGGGTGGTGGTCACTGCCGTCTGGTTCAATCAAACGTTCGTCAAAAACAAACTGTCTCCGGGCAAGGAAATTCTCATCACGGGAAAATGGGACAAGCACAAGCTGCAAGTCACCGTCAGCGAGATGACCGAGGCGGATTCCGAACGAGCCGCCAAACGGGGTGAGCTGGCTCCGGTCTATCCGCTGGGCGGAGATGTCACGCACAACCTGCTGCGCAAGTCCATCCAGCAGGCGCTGCGGCAGTACGGCAAGGAGATTCCGGAAATTTTGCCGTCCTACATCGTCGAGCGCTATCGGCTGATGCCCCGTGTCGAAGCCTTTCACTCCATCCACTTCCCGGCCAATGCGGAAGAAGGACGGCAAGCGCGGCGGCGGATCATGTTCGAGGAGCTGTTTTTGTTCCAGTTGAAAATGCAGACGCTGCGCCGGGTGAACCGGCAGCAAACGGAAGGCGTGGCGATGTCCATTCCGATGGAAGAGGTGCGGCAGTTTGTCGCCTCTTTGCCGTTCCCGCTCACCGAGGCACAGAAGCGGGTCGTGAAAGAAATTTTGGATGATTTGCGCTCACCGCACGCCATGAATCGGCTGCTGCAGGGCGATGTAGGCTCAGGGAAGACCGTGGTCGCGGCAATTGCGCTCATTGCCGCTGTCAAGGCAGGGTATCAAGGGGCGCTGATGGTCCCGACGGAAATCTTGGCGGAGCAGCATGTCCAGTCGCTGACGAGCCTGTTGTCTCCCCACGGCATCGAGGTGGCGCTGTTGTCCGGCTCGCTGACGGCCAAGCGCAGACGAGAGGTCATTTCCTCCCTGCAGATGGGGCTGATCGACATTGCGGTCGGGACGCATGCCTTGATCCAGGAAGATGTCTTCTTCTCCCGACTGGGCCTGGTTATCACGGACGAGCAGCACCGCTTCGGCGTCGAGCAGCGCCGCATCCTGCGCAGCAAGGGGCTGTCGCCCGACGTGCTGTTCATGACCGCGACGCCGATTCCGCGGACGCTGGCGATCACGGCTTTCGGGGATATGGACGTCTCTACCATCGACCAGATGCCGGCTGGCCGCAAGCCGATCGAGACGACCTGGAAAAAGCACGATCAGTTTCCGGCCGTGCTGGAGCAGATGCGCCACGAGCTGCGCAAAGGACGGCAGGCGTACGTCATTTGCCCGCTGATCGAAGAGTCGGAAAAGCTGGACGTGCAAAACGCAATCGACGTTCACGCCCAGCTCACACAGGTCTTTCCCGAGTTTGGCGTAGGGCTCATGCACGGTCGTTTGCCAGCCAAGGAAAAAGATGCCGTGATGCAGGCGTTTCTCGCGGGAGAATACGCGGTGCTCGTCTCTACGACGGTCGTCGAGGTAGGGGTAAACGTGCCGAATGCCACCTACATGGTGGTGTACGATGCGGAGCGCTTCGGCCTTGCGCAGCTGCACCAGCTGCGCGGCCGTGTGGGTCGTGGGTCGGAGCAGTCCTACTGCGTGCTGATCGCCGACCCCAAATCGGAGATCGGGAAAGAGCGGATGCGCGTCATGTGCGAGACGACGGATGGCTTTGAGCTGTCCCAGCGCGATCTGGAGCTGCGCGGACCGGGCGATTTCTTCGGGACCAAGCAGAGCGGGGTTCCGGAGTTCAAGGTCGCCGATCTGCTCAGCGACTACAAGGCCTTGGAGGTGGCCCGTCAAGAAACGGCCAGGCTAGTGGCCGAAGACGTCTTCTGGCGGGATGCCGAGTACCGCTGGCTGCGTGCGTACCTAAAGCGCGAAGGGGTGCTTGACGGCGTCGTGTTTGACTGA
- the spoVM gene encoding stage V sporulation protein SpoVM, with translation MRFYTIKLPKFLGGMIRGIIEAFNKKK, from the coding sequence ATGCGGTTTTACACCATCAAGTTGCCGAAGTTCCTAGGTGGCATGATTCGCGGCATCATAGAGGCGTTCAACAAGAAAAAATGA
- the thiT gene encoding energy-coupled thiamine transporter ThiT, which yields MDRMRLITLLEMAMMAALALVFSLIKVFEMPQGGSVSLVMVPIALIAVRRGLWAGVITGLAVGVLQLLFGSTVVNPVQLLLDYPLAFGALGLSGLVSLSGFESKKSRIAVMWSGLLIGVLGRFVCHFVSGIVWFGEYAPQGTPVALYSFVYNITYLLPEMVIAGAVLTVVMTSASSLLFPARDRLA from the coding sequence TTGGATCGCATGCGATTGATCACGTTGTTGGAAATGGCGATGATGGCGGCGCTGGCGCTGGTCTTCAGCCTGATTAAGGTATTCGAGATGCCGCAGGGCGGCTCGGTCTCGCTGGTCATGGTGCCGATCGCACTGATCGCGGTACGGCGGGGCTTGTGGGCCGGGGTAATTACGGGACTGGCAGTGGGCGTGCTGCAGCTCTTGTTCGGCAGCACGGTCGTGAATCCGGTTCAGCTGCTGCTGGATTATCCGCTTGCGTTTGGCGCATTGGGACTTTCCGGGCTGGTGAGCCTGTCCGGCTTTGAGTCGAAAAAAAGCCGCATCGCGGTGATGTGGAGCGGGCTGCTTATCGGGGTGCTGGGGCGCTTCGTCTGCCACTTCGTCTCCGGGATCGTCTGGTTTGGCGAATACGCTCCCCAGGGGACGCCTGTGGCCTTGTATTCTTTCGTGTACAACATCACATACCTGCTGCCGGAAATGGTGATTGCCGGAGCGGTGCTGACGGTCGTGATGACAAGCGCGTCCTCGCTGTTGTTTCCGGCAAGAGACCGTTTGGCGTAG